A stretch of the Ananas comosus cultivar F153 linkage group 14, ASM154086v1, whole genome shotgun sequence genome encodes the following:
- the LOC109719999 gene encoding ACT domain-containing protein ACR2-like produces MEVCCPYFDPEFDNLNEKIYGPRVYVDNESCERCTVVKVNSLNKQGLLLEVLEVLADVDLFINKSYISSDAGWFMDVFHVKDQRGSKIYDRKIIGYIKEAIGARRDRKNSEVRISKGIATKSETASECTVIEMIGPNRPGLFSEISAVLAEQRCNVVEAHAWSHNDCLACVAYISDESTSTVINDPDRLATIEDHLSTVLRPATAYCDRDKGVRAHFLGCDSSMSHTERRLHQLMLANRDFDGPPRPTTASTFSSMEINGDGEGRRTVVSIDRCNEKRYSVVNVDCVDRPKLMFDTVCTLTDMQYIVFHASSTSHGPFASQEYYIRHKDGRMLDSAGEKQLVVKCLEAAIERRICEGVRIELCTENTAGLLSYITRVLRENGLTVAHADIATRGEKTRSVLYVRDISGNKVDMGIIESIKRELEPFAFQVRNEQALPHKYSSEGGDGYGFSFVSLLRSQLERFSHSFVSI; encoded by the exons ATGGAAGTTTGCTGCCCTTACTTTGATCCTGAATTTGACAATCTTAATGAGAAGATATACGGCCCGAG GGTTTATGTTGACAATGAGTCTTGCGAGAGATGCACTGTTGTTAAG GTGAATAGTCTCAACAAACAAGGCCTCCTACTTGAAGTCCTGGAAGTTTTGGCCGACGTCGATCTTTTCATCAACAAAAGCTATATATCTTCTGATGCAGGATGGTTCATGGATG TTTTCCATGTGAAAGATCAGCGAGGTAGTAAGATATACGATAGGAAGATTATCGGCTACATAAAAGAG GCCATAGGTGCAAGAAGAGATCGTAAGAACTCCGAAGTGCGAATATCGAAAGGCATTGCCACCAAATCTGAAACGGCTAGCGAGTGCACGGTCATCGAGATGATTGGTCCTAACAGACCGGGGCTCTTCTCGGAGATATCCGCAGTTCTTGCCGAGCAGAGGTGCAACGTTGTTGAAGCCCACGCGTGGAGCCATAACGATTGCCTAGCGTGTGTAGCTTACATCTCCGACGAATCTACCTCGACTGTGATCAATGACCCTGATCGACTGGCCACTATCGAAGACCACCTCTCCACCGTCCTCCGACCTGCCACAGCTTACTGTGATCGGGATAAGGGCGTGAGGGCGCATTTTCTCGGGTGCGACAGCTCGATGAGTCACACCGAGCGGCGGTTGCACCAGCTGATGCTAGCTAACCGCGACTTTGATGGGCCACCAAGGCCCACGACCGCTAGTACATTTTCATCGATGGAGATCAACGGCGACGGAGAGGGGAGGAGGACGGTCGTGTCAATTGACCGATGCAATGAGAAAAGATACTCCGTTGTGAACGTGGACTGCGTGGACCGACCGAAGCTAATGTTTGACACCGTGTGTACGCTCACAGATATGCAGTACATTGTCTTCCATGCTTCGAGTACTTCTCATGGACCTTTTGCTTCTCAG GAGTACTACATTCGGCACAAAGATGGGCGCATGTTGGACTCCGCGGGTGAGAAGCAACTAGTTGTCAAATGCCTGGAGGCGGCAATTGAGCGTAGGATTTGCGAG GGGGTCCGGATAGAGCTATGCACAGAAAACACAGCAGGACTGCTCTCTTACATCACGCGGGTCCTCCGAGAGAACGGGCTCACCGTAGCTCACGCGGACATCGCGACCCGCGGAGAGAAGACGAGGAGCGTCTTGTACGTCCGGGATATCTCCGGAAACAAAGTTGACATGGGAATCATAGAATCAATAAAGAGAGAGTTGGAGCCTTTCGCATTCCAGGTGAGGAACGAACAAGCGTTGCCGCACAAGTATAGCTCGGAGGGCGGTGATGGTTACGGCTTCTCCTTTGTTAGCCTGCTGAGGTCTCAACTAGAAAGGTTCTCCCACAGTTTCGTCTCCATATGA
- the LOC109720253 gene encoding formamidopyrimidine-DNA glycosylase-like isoform X2, which produces MTGAVYIKGVELSKYKRSAVSPTEEWPSKYSKLFVELEDGVEFSFTDKRRLAKVRLLEDPESVPPISELGPDALFEPMPVDEFANALRKKKIAIKALLLDQSFISGIGNWIADEVLYQARIHPMQIAANLSKESCETLHRCIKEVIEKALEVGADSSQFPEHWIYHSRDKKPGKAFVEGKRVEFITAGGRTTAFVPELQKFEGPQSNEIPSTKLKRAKTGKKFPGKQESDDEDAEVNENSKPKSGQKSSKGTKKQPKKASDDDEEEEESEKPAKGARGKQVKMASKKKTKSNTEESDSEDEEVNESSKFERRRNSSKGGKKPKKTSESDDDDDDEEEELEKTSKRQPLTKGAKSNQASAQQRKKQRK; this is translated from the exons CTGGAAGATGGTGTTGAGTTTTCCTTCACCGATAAGAGACGTCTCGCAAAAGTTCGCTTGCTTGAAGAT ccTGAATCTGTGCCTCCAATTTCTGAGCTGGGTCCAGATGCCCTGTTCGAGCCTATGCCGGTCGATGAGTTTGCGAATGCCCTAAGAAAAAAGAAGATCGCGATAAAGGCTTTGTTACTTGATCAG AGCTTTATATCTGGTATTGGTAACTGGATCGCGGATGAGGTGCTCTATCAG gcaAGGATTCATCCCATGCAAATTGCTGCAAACCTATCGAAAGAGAGCTGTGAGACTCTCCATCGATGCATCAAAGAG gTTATTGAAAAGGCCCTTGAAGTCGGTGCAGACAGTAGCCAGTTTCCAGAACATTGGATTTATCATTCTCGTGATAAGAAACCTGGCAAGGCATTTGTGGAAG GAAAGAGAGTCGAATTCATCACTGCAGGTGGCAGA ACCACAGCTTTCGTGCCAGAATTGCAAAAATTTGAAGGCCCCCAGTCAAACGAGATCCCGTCAACTAAATTAAAGAGAGCCAAAACTGGTAAAAAATTTCCTGGTAAGCAAGAATCAGATGACGAGGATGCAGAAGTCAATGAAAATTCAAAGCCAAAAAGCGGCCAAAAAAGTTCCAAAGGTACTAAGAAGCAGCCAAAGAAAGCAAGCGATGAcgatgaggaagaggaggaatcAGAGAAGCCGGCGAAAGGGGCGAGGGGGAAGCAAGTTAAAATGGcatcaaagaaaaaaactaaatctaatACAGAAGAGTCCGATAGTGAGGACGAGGAAGTTAATGAAAGTTCGAAGTTCGAGAGGAGAAGGAATAGCTCCAAAGGCGGTAAGAAGCCAAAGAAAACAAGTGAAAgcgatgacgatgacgatgacgagGAAGAGGAGTTAGAAAAAACTAGCAAGAGGCAGCCATTAACGAAAGGAGCCAAGTCTAACCAAGCAAGCGCTCAGCAGAGGAAGAAACAACGTAAGTAG